The proteins below come from a single Tigriopus californicus strain San Diego chromosome 3, Tcal_SD_v2.1, whole genome shotgun sequence genomic window:
- the LOC131877308 gene encoding uncharacterized protein LOC131877308 isoform X2 has product MSKTQFIELLEKQEEAENRLNDDEHDLGLESNSFGVASSHGGDSGQFLKFRQSMPKMSSAKSLPRLSGASRRASSFVTKMNRDGNTVHPNSFNSRDALLLEYNDSKGSPSYLDQEAKMSFEDLKQKCTEMGLVFPASDWEQLKLILAQKTGNASFDLQSDTDYKVKNDDFFDALQKILKNHLKRRPLNCGIPDDVLKDSMKSDSGGEMESCRSSDSGLERELAEKEREICERDRELSTCYRNLAERDTELVRVRMECQRLLENNRELRDQIRDLKLYSNPRRHFELEKEVEHLKWHLDQMESSRNVYALGTSSLVTFLEEITAGLHATSPAHRKLIDATKEELSRVTRRTKRLEIQQHGRRSLDGNHSLMSRAESMPGLNLDSGLSSSQVSLISTSTTGGAGSLSTGESATLHRRHVQRSQSTNSKRSQKLPSLQENANDDEDFQPYENHSIIQRIREETAEELQNVHSRPKSQTPASRSNSSQRADSTKSTKPQKRHSFALRSTIPSSEDEAPRPMKPSNDQVTPRLSKKDKFKKSITASSDKDSGRCSLGSVSSGRSTPNLSHSTSGAPKNQSKDDDKPKDKFKSLGNIHMEPALPNAPISCAQEEHREQLLSVGKKFKRSMRNLVTRDTTLKITPKKNKAWRSSMDRNPPSLQLLSHTSFPGLPAFPMLAASHTSPWNC; this is encoded by the exons ATGTCAAAAACGCAGTTCATCGAGCTTTTGGAGAAACAAGAAGAAGCTGAAAATCGActgaatgatgatgaacatgaCTTGGGACTGGAGTCTAATAGTTTTGGTGTAGCCAGCAGCCATGGTGGAGATTCTGGCCAATTCCTGAAATTTCGACAAAGCATGCCGAAAATGAGTTCAGCCAAGAGCTTGCCTCGATTGAGTGGAGCCTCCCGTAGAGCCTCAAGttttgtgacaaaaatgaaCCGAGATGGCAACACTGTGCATCCCAATTCTTTCAATTCACGAGATGCTCTGCTCCTGGAATACAACGATTCCAAAGGTTCTCCCTCTTATTTGGATCAGGAGGCTAAAATGTCCTTTGAAGACTTGAAGCAG AAATGTACTGAGATGGGCCTCGTCTTCCCGGCCTCAGATTGGGAGCAATTGAAGTTGATCTTGGCGCAGAAAACGGGGAATGCGAGCTTTGACCTGCAATCTGACACGGATTACAAAGTGAAGAACGATGACTTCTTTGACGCCCTGCAAAAAATTCTAAAGAACCACTTGAAACGGCGACCTTTGAATTGTGGGATCCCGGACGACGTTCTAAAG GATTCCATGAAATCTGATAGTGGAGGCGAGATGGAAAGTTGCCGTTCCAGTGATTCCGGATTGGAGCGTGAGTTGGCCGAAAAGGAGCGCGAGATATGCGAACGCGACCGTGAATTATCTACTTGTTATCGAAATCTCGCCGAACGAGACACGGAGTTGGTGCGGGTTCGGATGGAATGTCAACGACTTCTCGAGAATAACCGCGAACTGAGGGACCAAATCCGAGATCTCAAGCTCTATTCCAATCCTCGGCGACACTTCGAGCTTGAGAAGGAAGTGGAACACTTGAAATGGCATCTTGACCAG ATGGAGTCGAGTCGGAATGTGTATGCCTTGGGCACTTCAAGCCTGGTCACCTTCCTGGAAGAGATCACGGCTGGCCTTCACGCCACGAGTCCAGCTCATCGAAAACTGATCGATGCCACGAAAGAGGAGTTGAGTAGAGTCACACGGAGGACCAAGAGGCTGGAAATCCAGCAACACGGGAGACGCTCGTTGGATGGAAACCATTCGCTTATGTCCAGAGCGGAGAGCATGCCTG gcCTCAATCTGGATAGTGGTTTATCGAGTTCCCAAGTGTCACTGATCTCCACCTCCACCACAGGAGGAGCTGGTTCCCTCAGTACTGGAGAATCCGCCACTCTCCATCGGAGACACGTGCAACGATCCCAATCCACGAATAGCAAGCGATCCCAGAAGCTGCCCTCCCTGCAGGAGAACGCCAATGACGACGAGGACTTCCAGCCCTACGAGAACCATAGCATCATTCAAAGGATCAGGGAGGAGACGGCTGAGGAGCTGCAAAACGTCCACAGTCGGCCCAAATCCCAAACCCCAGCCTCGAGAAGCAATTCCAGCCAAAGGGCGGACTCGACCAAGTCGACCAAACCTCAAAAACGCCATTCCTTCGCCCTTCGTTCAACCATTCCCTCATCTGAGGACGAGGCTCCCCGTCCAATGAAGCCATCCAACGACCAAGTCACGCCTCGTTTGAGTAAGAAggacaaattcaaaaagtcaatCACCGCCTCTTCGGATAAGGATAGTGGACGTTGCTCGTTGGGCAGTGTTTCCTCCGGGCGGTCCAccccaaatttgagccattcCACATCTGGGGCCCCCAAAAACCAGAGCAAAGATGACGACAAACCCAAAGACAAGTTCAAATCGCTCGGGAATATCCACATGGAGCCAGCCCTACCCAATGCTCCGAT ctCTTGTGCTCAAGAAGAACATCGGGAGCAATTGTTGAGCGTGGGCAAGAAGTTCAAACGGTCCATGAGGAACTTGGTTACTCGAGACACGACCCTCAAGATCAcgcccaagaagaacaaggcCTGGCGATCGAGTATGGATAGAAATCCACCCAGTTTACAACTGCTTTCACA TACGTCCTTCCCGGGTTTGCCAGCATTTCCCATGTTGGCAGCTAGTC
- the LOC131877308 gene encoding uncharacterized protein LOC131877308 isoform X1 yields the protein MSKTQFIELLEKQEEAENRLNDDEHDLGLESNSFGVASSHGGDSGQFLKFRQSMPKMSSAKSLPRLSGASRRASSFVTKMNRDGNTVHPNSFNSRDALLLEYNDSKGSPSYLDQEAKMSFEDLKQKCTEMGLVFPASDWEQLKLILAQKTGNASFDLQSDTDYKVKNDDFFDALQKILKNHLKRRPLNCGIPDDVLKDSMKSDSGGEMESCRSSDSGLERELAEKEREICERDRELSTCYRNLAERDTELVRVRMECQRLLENNRELRDQIRDLKLYSNPRRHFELEKEVEHLKWHLDQMESSRNVYALGTSSLVTFLEEITAGLHATSPAHRKLIDATKEELSRVTRRTKRLEIQQHGRRSLDGNHSLMSRAESMPGLNLDSGLSSSQVSLISTSTTGGAGSLSTGESATLHRRHVQRSQSTNSKRSQKLPSLQENANDDEDFQPYENHSIIQRIREETAEELQNVHSRPKSQTPASRSNSSQRADSTKSTKPQKRHSFALRSTIPSSEDEAPRPMKPSNDQVTPRLSKKDKFKKSITASSDKDSGRCSLGSVSSGRSTPNLSHSTSGAPKNQSKDDDKPKDKFKSLGNIHMEPALPNAPISCAQEEHREQLLSVGKKFKRSMRNLVTRDTTLKITPKKNKAWRSIRPSRVCQHFPCWQLVTQAPGIADVLHENMVKSSTWSLM from the exons ATGTCAAAAACGCAGTTCATCGAGCTTTTGGAGAAACAAGAAGAAGCTGAAAATCGActgaatgatgatgaacatgaCTTGGGACTGGAGTCTAATAGTTTTGGTGTAGCCAGCAGCCATGGTGGAGATTCTGGCCAATTCCTGAAATTTCGACAAAGCATGCCGAAAATGAGTTCAGCCAAGAGCTTGCCTCGATTGAGTGGAGCCTCCCGTAGAGCCTCAAGttttgtgacaaaaatgaaCCGAGATGGCAACACTGTGCATCCCAATTCTTTCAATTCACGAGATGCTCTGCTCCTGGAATACAACGATTCCAAAGGTTCTCCCTCTTATTTGGATCAGGAGGCTAAAATGTCCTTTGAAGACTTGAAGCAG AAATGTACTGAGATGGGCCTCGTCTTCCCGGCCTCAGATTGGGAGCAATTGAAGTTGATCTTGGCGCAGAAAACGGGGAATGCGAGCTTTGACCTGCAATCTGACACGGATTACAAAGTGAAGAACGATGACTTCTTTGACGCCCTGCAAAAAATTCTAAAGAACCACTTGAAACGGCGACCTTTGAATTGTGGGATCCCGGACGACGTTCTAAAG GATTCCATGAAATCTGATAGTGGAGGCGAGATGGAAAGTTGCCGTTCCAGTGATTCCGGATTGGAGCGTGAGTTGGCCGAAAAGGAGCGCGAGATATGCGAACGCGACCGTGAATTATCTACTTGTTATCGAAATCTCGCCGAACGAGACACGGAGTTGGTGCGGGTTCGGATGGAATGTCAACGACTTCTCGAGAATAACCGCGAACTGAGGGACCAAATCCGAGATCTCAAGCTCTATTCCAATCCTCGGCGACACTTCGAGCTTGAGAAGGAAGTGGAACACTTGAAATGGCATCTTGACCAG ATGGAGTCGAGTCGGAATGTGTATGCCTTGGGCACTTCAAGCCTGGTCACCTTCCTGGAAGAGATCACGGCTGGCCTTCACGCCACGAGTCCAGCTCATCGAAAACTGATCGATGCCACGAAAGAGGAGTTGAGTAGAGTCACACGGAGGACCAAGAGGCTGGAAATCCAGCAACACGGGAGACGCTCGTTGGATGGAAACCATTCGCTTATGTCCAGAGCGGAGAGCATGCCTG gcCTCAATCTGGATAGTGGTTTATCGAGTTCCCAAGTGTCACTGATCTCCACCTCCACCACAGGAGGAGCTGGTTCCCTCAGTACTGGAGAATCCGCCACTCTCCATCGGAGACACGTGCAACGATCCCAATCCACGAATAGCAAGCGATCCCAGAAGCTGCCCTCCCTGCAGGAGAACGCCAATGACGACGAGGACTTCCAGCCCTACGAGAACCATAGCATCATTCAAAGGATCAGGGAGGAGACGGCTGAGGAGCTGCAAAACGTCCACAGTCGGCCCAAATCCCAAACCCCAGCCTCGAGAAGCAATTCCAGCCAAAGGGCGGACTCGACCAAGTCGACCAAACCTCAAAAACGCCATTCCTTCGCCCTTCGTTCAACCATTCCCTCATCTGAGGACGAGGCTCCCCGTCCAATGAAGCCATCCAACGACCAAGTCACGCCTCGTTTGAGTAAGAAggacaaattcaaaaagtcaatCACCGCCTCTTCGGATAAGGATAGTGGACGTTGCTCGTTGGGCAGTGTTTCCTCCGGGCGGTCCAccccaaatttgagccattcCACATCTGGGGCCCCCAAAAACCAGAGCAAAGATGACGACAAACCCAAAGACAAGTTCAAATCGCTCGGGAATATCCACATGGAGCCAGCCCTACCCAATGCTCCGAT ctCTTGTGCTCAAGAAGAACATCGGGAGCAATTGTTGAGCGTGGGCAAGAAGTTCAAACGGTCCATGAGGAACTTGGTTACTCGAGACACGACCCTCAAGATCAcgcccaagaagaacaaggcCTGGCGATCGA TACGTCCTTCCCGGGTTTGCCAGCATTTCCCATGTTGGCAGCTAGTC